A window of Sutcliffiella cohnii contains these coding sequences:
- a CDS encoding lysophospholipid acyltransferase family protein — translation MGTAFYSFARGLVATVFTPLYRVKVVGKENIPKEGGVLICSNHIHNFDPPIVGISCPRPIRFMAKEEIFRVPVFGKVIKNLNAFPVKRGMSDREALRTGLKVLKDGEVLGLFPEGTRSKTGKLGKGLAGAGFFALRTDAAVVPCAIVGEYKPFKQIKVFYGKPLKMDELRKNKVSAEETTDFIMNEISQLIEKNL, via the coding sequence ATGGGAACAGCTTTTTATTCATTTGCTAGAGGTTTAGTAGCAACTGTTTTTACTCCATTATATCGGGTAAAAGTTGTTGGGAAAGAAAACATTCCAAAAGAAGGTGGAGTTCTAATTTGCTCAAACCACATACATAATTTTGATCCTCCAATAGTTGGAATATCTTGCCCAAGGCCAATAAGATTTATGGCAAAAGAAGAAATTTTTCGAGTACCGGTATTCGGTAAAGTTATTAAAAATTTAAATGCATTTCCTGTTAAACGCGGGATGAGTGATCGGGAAGCGTTACGGACAGGCTTAAAAGTACTAAAAGACGGGGAAGTACTTGGTCTTTTTCCTGAAGGTACACGCAGTAAAACAGGAAAATTAGGAAAAGGGTTAGCTGGGGCAGGCTTTTTCGCTTTGCGAACTGATGCGGCAGTAGTACCTTGTGCCATCGTAGGTGAATACAAACCTTTTAAACAAATAAAAGTCTTTTATGGAAAACCGTTAAAAATGGATGAGTTGAGAAAAAATAAAGTTTCTGCAGAAGAAACTACAGATTTTATAATGAATGAAATTAGTCAACTTATAGAGAAAAATTTATAA
- the cmk gene encoding (d)CMP kinase, which yields MKKTISIAIDGPAAAGKSTVAKIVADRLGYIYIDTGAMYRAITFEAIRRGVELNSHSALEDVLKTVKVDLRLAEDNTQHVFINDEDITEPIRTHEVTNSVSIVAKHKNVREAMVARQQSMAANGGVVMDGRDIGTHVLPNAEVKVFLLASVEERAIRRHNENIKKGFDSNLENLKEEIAKRDKLDSEREIAPLKKAEDAIEIDTTSLTIVEVVEKIMNLVTERAL from the coding sequence ATGAAGAAAACAATATCGATTGCCATTGATGGTCCAGCAGCAGCAGGTAAAAGTACAGTTGCAAAAATTGTTGCAGATAGGCTTGGGTATATTTACATTGATACAGGGGCAATGTATCGCGCTATAACATTTGAAGCAATACGTAGAGGGGTAGAGCTGAATTCTCATTCAGCGCTTGAAGATGTACTAAAAACAGTGAAGGTTGACTTAAGATTAGCTGAAGATAACACACAACATGTGTTTATAAATGATGAAGATATTACAGAACCAATACGTACACATGAAGTTACAAATTCTGTTTCAATCGTTGCAAAGCATAAAAACGTCCGGGAAGCCATGGTAGCTCGTCAACAGAGTATGGCGGCTAACGGAGGAGTAGTGATGGATGGCAGAGATATTGGTACCCACGTTTTACCGAATGCCGAAGTAAAAGTCTTCTTACTAGCGTCTGTAGAAGAGCGAGCAATTAGAAGACATAATGAAAATATAAAAAAGGGTTTTGACTCTAATTTGGAGAATTTAAAAGAAGAGATTGCGAAAAGAGATAAACTAGACTCTGAAAGAGAAATAGCACCACTAAAAAAAGCTGAAGATGCAATTGAAATTGATACAACCTCTTTAACAATTGTGGAAGTGGTTGAAAAAATAATGAATCTTGTTACAGAAAGGGCGCTTTAA
- a CDS encoding YpfB family protein: MEKVESIFIKLAIIQFLFLIISQAFILYTDVAPYMTKVVQYEGVYNNELMEALETFDQMDLIMLK; encoded by the coding sequence TTGGAAAAGGTAGAGTCCATTTTTATTAAACTTGCTATTATTCAATTTTTATTTTTAATCATATCTCAAGCATTTATTTTATATACAGATGTAGCTCCATATATGACGAAGGTTGTACAGTATGAAGGTGTATATAACAATGAGTTAATGGAGGCATTAGAAACATTCGACCAAATGGACTTAATTATGTTAAAATGA
- a CDS encoding flagellar brake protein, which translates to MMILMFKEGMVLTLTVKKDREIDEHRCKIQIVKAEELLVDYPIHMKTGITAFLLNGTKMEVSYVAEDGNVYEFPSTVVGRVKQNIPLIKITRPEVQIFKKIQRREYVRIENSVDVAIHPQQLAPFVATTHDISAGGCSINIPLGKKLLGDSNITIWFTFTMNSGEIIHLKIEGTVIRVFDGVDEKRKRASIQFLNMKESDRDIIIKYCFEQQINSKRKSLY; encoded by the coding sequence ATGATGATCTTAATGTTTAAAGAGGGAATGGTGCTAACTTTAACTGTTAAAAAAGATAGGGAAATAGATGAACATAGATGCAAAATTCAAATAGTTAAAGCGGAAGAACTTCTTGTAGATTACCCTATACATATGAAAACTGGAATAACAGCTTTTTTACTGAACGGAACAAAAATGGAAGTTTCCTATGTTGCGGAAGATGGAAACGTTTATGAATTTCCATCCACTGTTGTAGGTAGAGTGAAACAAAATATTCCATTAATTAAAATAACGCGCCCTGAAGTTCAAATATTTAAAAAAATTCAACGTCGAGAATATGTTAGAATTGAGAATAGTGTAGATGTAGCGATACATCCACAGCAATTAGCACCGTTTGTAGCTACAACACATGATATAAGTGCCGGGGGCTGCTCAATTAATATTCCTCTTGGGAAAAAGTTACTAGGAGATTCCAACATTACAATATGGTTTACCTTTACGATGAATTCTGGAGAAATCATTCATTTAAAAATAGAAGGAACTGTAATAAGAGTGTTTGATGGTGTTGATGAGAAAAGGAAAAGAGCTTCTATTCAATTTTTAAATATGAAAGAGTCTGATAGAGATATTATAATTAAGTATTGCTTTGAACAACAAATTAATAGTAAAAGAAAATCACTTTATTAG
- the ypeB gene encoding germination protein YpeB: protein MLRLVIIAVLAIAVVGTGYWGYQEHQDKNAVLINAENNYQRAFHDLVYHVDLLHDKIGTTLAMSSRDQLSPSLAEVWRISSEAQNDVGQLPLALLPFNKTEEFLHQIGDYSYEVAVRDLNDSPLSSDEYDTLEKLYTRAAEIQSELRKVQNMVINNNLRWMDVELALSAQNQPHDNTIINGFKTVEQNVSSYEEAEFGPTFTSMKQTEDSYQYLEGETITEEEAKEVAREFLSLNGNEQIKVTENGEGSNVGFYSLTIIDETEKDTYIDITKKGGYPIYVIQNREIPSANISLKEASDKAEQFLEEHDFNGFTLYESAEYDNTGAFTFVNEVEGVKIYPDAIRMKVSLDDGSIVGFSAKDYLMSHRTRDIPDASISKEEARQQINERVNIMEDGLAIITSDLGEEVLCYEFYGTINNDTYQIFINADNGREESVVKMKNAEQAYDM, encoded by the coding sequence ATGTTACGACTAGTAATAATAGCTGTATTGGCTATTGCAGTAGTTGGTACTGGATATTGGGGTTATCAAGAGCATCAAGATAAAAATGCTGTATTAATTAACGCAGAGAATAACTATCAAAGAGCTTTCCATGATTTAGTGTACCATGTCGATTTATTACACGATAAAATTGGCACAACGTTAGCTATGAGTTCTCGAGATCAATTATCTCCTTCTTTAGCAGAAGTGTGGAGAATAAGTTCTGAAGCGCAAAATGATGTAGGTCAATTACCGTTAGCGTTATTACCTTTTAATAAAACAGAAGAATTTCTTCATCAAATTGGTGATTATAGTTATGAGGTAGCCGTTAGAGATTTAAATGATAGTCCTTTATCAAGTGACGAATATGATACTTTAGAAAAACTATATACGAGAGCAGCTGAAATACAGTCGGAGCTCCGTAAAGTGCAAAATATGGTTATCAACAACAATTTGCGCTGGATGGACGTAGAGCTCGCGTTATCTGCACAAAATCAACCGCATGACAATACTATTATTAATGGTTTTAAAACAGTAGAACAAAATGTTTCAAGTTATGAAGAAGCGGAATTTGGACCTACCTTTACTTCTATGAAGCAAACAGAAGATAGTTATCAGTACCTAGAAGGAGAAACGATAACGGAAGAAGAAGCAAAGGAAGTAGCAAGAGAGTTTCTAAGTTTAAATGGGAATGAACAAATAAAAGTAACAGAGAATGGTGAAGGATCTAATGTCGGATTTTATAGTTTAACCATCATTGATGAGACAGAAAAGGATACGTACATTGATATAACGAAAAAAGGCGGATATCCTATATACGTTATTCAAAATAGGGAAATTCCGTCGGCAAATATTAGTTTAAAAGAAGCTTCAGATAAAGCGGAACAGTTTTTAGAAGAGCACGATTTTAATGGATTTACACTCTATGAAAGTGCAGAATATGATAATACTGGAGCATTTACTTTCGTAAACGAAGTAGAAGGAGTAAAAATTTATCCAGATGCTATTCGTATGAAAGTAAGTTTAGATGATGGAAGTATTGTTGGATTTTCAGCTAAGGACTATTTAATGTCACATCGTACAAGAGATATTCCAGATGCGAGTATCAGCAAGGAAGAAGCAAGACAACAAATAAACGAAAGAGTTAATATTATGGAAGATGGTCTGGCGATCATAACTAGTGATTTAGGCGAAGAAGTACTTTGCTATGAATTTTATGGAACGATTAATAATGACACGTATCAAATTTTTATTAATGCTGATAATGGAAGAGAAGAAAGTGTTGTAAAAATGAAAAATGCTGAACAAGCATACGATATGTAA
- the sleB gene encoding spore cortex-lytic enzyme: MKVKRIAIFSCLFLFGLSFISFNASEVEAFSEQIIQRGARGDDVIELQARLQYNGFYHGTIDGVYGWSTYWSVKNFQQEFGLDDVDGLVGPKTKEMLTRATKYHKDWVHEQLRTGKRFTHYGGMALDKQVDPTAEEIEQAKRSAQAQWQKDKPQTTQEQAPEGQQQQQQEQQQQQQQQQQQQQQQQEQQQQQQQQQQQPEQEQEPETPTEETPMATNMPGGFSENDIQLMANAVYGEARGEPYEGQIAVAAVILNRLNSPTFPNTVSGVIFEPLAFTAVADGQIWLTPNETARRAVLDAINGMDPSEGATYYFNPDTATSGWIWGRPQIKRIGKHVFCN; encoded by the coding sequence ATGAAAGTGAAACGTATAGCAATATTTTCATGCCTGTTCCTTTTCGGTTTAAGTTTCATTTCGTTTAACGCTAGTGAGGTTGAAGCGTTTTCTGAACAAATCATTCAGAGGGGAGCGAGAGGAGACGATGTAATCGAATTACAAGCTCGTCTTCAATATAACGGCTTTTATCACGGAACAATTGATGGAGTTTATGGGTGGTCAACGTATTGGTCAGTTAAAAACTTTCAACAAGAATTTGGTTTAGATGATGTAGATGGTTTAGTAGGGCCGAAAACAAAGGAAATGCTCACTCGTGCTACAAAGTATCATAAAGATTGGGTACATGAACAATTACGTACCGGTAAAAGGTTTACACACTACGGAGGAATGGCTTTAGATAAACAAGTAGATCCGACAGCAGAAGAAATTGAACAAGCTAAAAGAAGCGCCCAAGCACAGTGGCAAAAAGATAAGCCACAAACTACACAAGAACAAGCACCGGAAGGACAGCAACAACAACAGCAAGAGCAACAACAGCAACAACAGCAACAACAGCAACAACAGCAACAACAGCAAGAGCAACAACAGCAACAACAGCAGCAACAGCAACAACCTGAACAAGAGCAAGAACCTGAAACACCAACAGAAGAAACTCCAATGGCTACTAACATGCCAGGCGGTTTTTCCGAAAATGATATTCAATTAATGGCAAATGCAGTATATGGTGAAGCAAGAGGAGAGCCTTATGAAGGACAAATAGCTGTTGCGGCAGTTATTTTAAACCGACTTAACAGTCCAACATTTCCTAATACAGTATCTGGTGTTATTTTTGAACCATTAGCTTTTACAGCAGTTGCAGATGGACAAATTTGGTTAACACCTAACGAAACAGCCAGAAGAGCAGTGCTTGATGCGATAAATGGTATGGACCCTTCTGAAGGAGCAACGTATTATTTTAACCCAGATACAGCTACAAGTGGTTGGATTTGGGGACGTCCGCAAATTAAGAGAATCGGAAAACATGTTTTCTGTAACTAA
- the prsW gene encoding glutamic-type intramembrane protease PrsW → MIAIISAGFAPGIALLTYFYLKDRFQTEPISNVIKLFFVGAILVFPLMFIQYVISIEIEITSSIIQAFFVTAMLEEFFKWFFIIYIIYHHIHFDEHYDGIIYGMALSLGFATAENILYLLANGIEFALGRALLPVSSHALFGIIMGYYLGCAKFAIEKKRTIVYLALALFIPIVLHGLYDYILMSGKQWGFYMLPFMIFLWWLGLKKVRVARKSYTI, encoded by the coding sequence ATGATCGCAATCATTTCGGCTGGTTTTGCTCCAGGGATAGCCTTATTAACATATTTTTATTTAAAAGACCGATTTCAAACGGAACCTATAAGTAATGTTATTAAACTTTTCTTCGTTGGGGCAATTTTAGTTTTTCCACTTATGTTCATCCAATATGTTATTTCCATCGAAATAGAAATCACATCCTCGATAATACAAGCCTTTTTCGTAACAGCAATGTTAGAAGAATTTTTTAAGTGGTTCTTTATTATTTACATCATTTATCATCACATCCATTTTGACGAACATTATGACGGTATAATATATGGTATGGCATTATCCCTTGGGTTTGCAACTGCAGAAAATATTCTATATTTATTAGCAAATGGTATTGAATTTGCTTTAGGTCGAGCGCTTCTACCGGTATCAAGTCATGCACTATTTGGGATTATTATGGGGTATTACTTAGGTTGTGCAAAATTCGCGATAGAAAAGAAAAGAACCATCGTTTATCTTGCTCTTGCTTTGTTTATTCCAATCGTACTACATGGTCTTTATGATTATATATTAATGTCAGGGAAGCAGTGGGGTTTTTACATGCTACCATTTATGATATTTTTATGGTGGCTTGGGCTTAAAAAAGTAAGAGTTGCAAGAAAAAGTTATACTATTTGA
- a CDS encoding asparaginase, with translation MQKKILLIHTGGTISMQEDEITGTVTPTSTKPLLAFPVIQDENITIKESELFHLPSPHITPSHMLQLSKYIDEQVQEEQIDGVVITHGTDTLEETAFFLDLTVKSDIPIVLTGAMRSSNEIGSDGPYNLLSSIRVASSAEAKGMGVLVVLNDEIHTAKNATKTHTSNIATFQSPQYGPVGIVTKRGIAFHHRPIRSDKYEIDSVNKNVTLLKAYSGMDSSVFNAFKNVDGLVIEALGQGNMPPATLEGIKELLKEKIPIVLVSRCFNGIVQDTYGYDGGGKQLKELGVIFSNGLNGQKARLKLLVALQTTNEPVYLQESFLK, from the coding sequence ATGCAGAAGAAAATATTATTAATACACACTGGTGGAACAATTTCAATGCAAGAGGACGAAATAACTGGTACAGTGACACCTACTTCAACAAAACCTTTATTAGCATTTCCAGTTATCCAAGATGAAAATATAACAATTAAAGAGAGTGAATTATTTCATTTGCCTTCACCACATATTACACCTTCGCATATGCTACAACTCTCAAAGTACATAGACGAGCAAGTTCAGGAAGAGCAAATTGATGGGGTTGTTATTACGCACGGAACGGATACGCTAGAAGAAACAGCTTTTTTTCTTGATTTAACAGTAAAATCGGACATACCTATTGTATTAACTGGAGCTATGAGGTCCAGTAACGAGATTGGCTCTGATGGTCCATATAATTTACTTTCATCTATTAGAGTTGCATCCTCTGCTGAAGCAAAAGGGATGGGAGTTTTAGTTGTATTAAATGATGAAATTCATACTGCTAAAAATGCTACGAAAACCCATACAAGTAATATCGCTACTTTTCAAAGTCCTCAGTATGGTCCCGTTGGTATTGTAACGAAAAGAGGAATCGCTTTTCATCATCGACCAATTAGAAGTGATAAATACGAAATCGATTCTGTAAATAAAAACGTTACTTTGTTAAAAGCATATTCAGGTATGGACTCATCCGTTTTTAATGCCTTTAAGAACGTTGATGGTTTAGTAATCGAAGCACTAGGACAAGGTAACATGCCACCAGCCACATTGGAAGGTATTAAAGAATTGTTAAAAGAAAAGATACCAATCGTATTAGTCTCAAGATGTTTTAACGGCATTGTTCAAGATACGTACGGATATGATGGAGGCGGAAAGCAGTTAAAAGAACTTGGAGTCATATTCTCTAACGGACTAAATGGCCAAAAAGCACGTTTAAAATTATTAGTTGCCCTACAAACTACGAACGAACCAGTATATTTACAAGAATCATTTTTAAAATAA
- a CDS encoding YpdA family putative bacillithiol disulfide reductase, which yields MNKEMVIIIGGGPCGLAAAIALQKEGIQPLVIEKGNIVNAIYNYPTHQTFFSTSEKLEIGDVAFITENRKPVRNQALTYYREVVRRKDIRVHPFERVLTVKKVSSQTFQVETTKGLYESKYVIIATGYYDNPNLLNIEGEELEKVSHYFKEAHPYFDRDVVVIGGKNSSVDASLELVKAGARVTVIYRGSEYSPSVKPWILPEFDSLVKNGTISMKFNSHVVKITETEVVYEGEKGERATIKNDFVFAMIGYHPDHSFLTKMGVQIEEETGRPHFNVHTMETNVQGIFIAGVIAAGNNANEIFIENGRFHGDMIAKHIASEER from the coding sequence TTGAATAAAGAAATGGTGATTATAATCGGGGGAGGTCCGTGTGGTTTAGCAGCCGCCATTGCTCTGCAAAAAGAGGGGATTCAACCGTTAGTAATTGAAAAAGGTAATATTGTGAATGCAATCTACAACTATCCTACACACCAAACCTTTTTCAGCACTAGTGAAAAATTAGAAATTGGCGATGTAGCCTTTATTACAGAAAATAGAAAACCAGTTCGAAATCAGGCACTTACTTACTATCGAGAAGTGGTAAGGCGAAAAGATATTCGAGTTCATCCTTTTGAACGTGTACTTACTGTGAAAAAAGTCTCTTCACAAACGTTTCAAGTAGAAACAACGAAAGGACTATACGAAAGTAAATATGTAATTATAGCTACTGGTTATTATGACAATCCAAACCTTTTAAATATAGAAGGTGAAGAGCTTGAAAAAGTATCTCATTATTTTAAAGAAGCGCATCCTTATTTTGACCGAGATGTTGTTGTTATTGGTGGGAAAAACTCAAGTGTTGACGCTAGTTTAGAACTAGTTAAAGCTGGGGCTAGGGTTACTGTTATTTATAGAGGTAGTGAATATTCTCCGAGCGTAAAACCGTGGATACTTCCAGAGTTTGATTCACTAGTTAAGAATGGTACAATTTCTATGAAATTTAACTCGCATGTAGTGAAAATAACGGAAACGGAAGTTGTATATGAAGGTGAAAAAGGTGAAAGAGCTACAATTAAAAATGACTTTGTTTTTGCAATGATAGGTTATCATCCTGACCATAGCTTTCTAACGAAAATGGGTGTTCAAATTGAGGAGGAAACTGGAAGACCTCATTTCAATGTACATACGATGGAAACGAATGTTCAAGGAATATTTATTGCTGGTGTAATTGCTGCTGGAAATAATGCGAATGAGATATTTATTGAAAATGGTAGATTTCACGGTGATATGATTGCAAAACATATTGCAAGTGAAGAGAGGTAG
- a CDS encoding Glu/Leu/Phe/Val family dehydrogenase yields the protein MVAENSSEKTEKQDTKLDVLKSTQVVIHKALEKLGYPEEVYELLKEPLRMITVKIPVRMDDGSVKIFTGYRAQHNDAVGPTKGGIRFHPNVTEKEVKALSIWMSLKCGIVDLPYGGGKGGIICDPREMSFRELERLSRGYVRAISQVVGPTKDIPAPDVFTNSQIMAWMMDEYSRIDEFNSPGFITGKPLVLGGSHGRESATAKGVTICIREAAKKRGINLEGARVVVQGFGNAGSFLSKFMHDAGAKVIGISDAYGALHDPNGLDIDYLLDRRDSFGTVTKLFNNTITNKELLELDCDILVPAAIENQITEENAHNIRAKIVVEAANGPTTNEATQILTDRGILLVPDVLASAGGVTVSYFEWVQNNQGYYWSEEEVEEKLEKVMVKSFNAVYDTAQNRRVDMRLSAYMVGARKMAEASRFRGWI from the coding sequence ATGGTGGCCGAAAATAGCAGCGAAAAAACAGAAAAACAAGATACGAAGCTTGATGTTTTAAAATCTACACAAGTTGTGATACATAAAGCTTTAGAAAAATTGGGATATCCTGAGGAAGTTTATGAACTTTTAAAAGAACCTTTACGTATGATCACAGTTAAAATACCTGTTCGTATGGATGACGGATCTGTGAAAATTTTCACCGGGTATCGTGCTCAACATAATGACGCTGTTGGTCCGACAAAAGGTGGAATTCGCTTCCACCCGAACGTTACTGAAAAAGAAGTAAAAGCTTTATCAATTTGGATGAGTTTAAAATGTGGAATCGTTGATTTACCTTATGGTGGGGGTAAAGGTGGTATTATTTGTGACCCTCGTGAAATGTCTTTTCGTGAATTAGAAAGATTAAGTCGTGGATATGTTCGAGCAATTAGCCAAGTAGTAGGTCCAACAAAAGATATCCCTGCACCAGACGTATTTACAAATTCTCAAATTATGGCTTGGATGATGGATGAATATAGCCGTATTGATGAATTTAACTCACCAGGATTTATTACTGGGAAACCGTTAGTACTTGGTGGCTCTCACGGTCGTGAATCTGCAACTGCTAAAGGTGTAACGATTTGTATTCGCGAAGCTGCGAAAAAACGTGGTATCAATTTAGAAGGAGCGCGTGTTGTAGTTCAAGGCTTTGGGAATGCGGGTAGCTTCTTATCGAAATTCATGCACGATGCAGGTGCTAAAGTTATTGGTATTTCTGATGCATACGGTGCCCTACATGATCCGAACGGTTTAGATATCGACTATTTATTAGATCGTCGTGACAGCTTTGGAACTGTAACGAAGTTGTTTAATAATACCATTACAAATAAAGAATTGCTAGAATTAGATTGTGATATTTTAGTACCAGCAGCAATTGAAAATCAAATCACGGAAGAAAATGCTCATAATATTCGTGCTAAAATTGTAGTAGAAGCTGCTAATGGTCCTACAACGAATGAAGCAACTCAAATACTAACTGATCGTGGCATTCTATTAGTTCCAGACGTATTAGCTAGTGCAGGCGGTGTAACCGTTTCCTATTTTGAATGGGTACAGAATAACCAAGGTTACTATTGGTCAGAAGAAGAAGTCGAGGAAAAGTTAGAAAAAGTAATGGTAAAATCATTTAATGCAGTATACGATACAGCGCAAAATCGACGTGTTGATATGAGGCTTTCAGCGTACATGGTTGGAGCAAGAAAAATGGCAGAGGCATCAAGATTCAGAGGATGGATATAA
- a CDS encoding genetic competence negative regulator, translating into MRLERINQNKIKIFLTLDDLTDRGLTKEDMRHDTHKVHQLFRDMIDEASEELGFHVSGSLAVEVYSLQAQGMVIIVTANEEMEDEEFNDDYIEMQVTVDETIEILYEFQTVEDIIQLAKRIYPLKIVDGAFYNYNNLYYLLLNQEHVSHVDMDTVIAVLSEYGEPSMITIHRIQEYGKEIMGSNALSQLNKYFHT; encoded by the coding sequence ATGCGGCTGGAACGAATTAACCAAAACAAAATTAAGATATTCCTCACTTTAGACGATCTAACCGATCGAGGTTTAACTAAAGAGGATATGAGGCATGATACGCATAAAGTTCATCAGCTGTTTAGAGATATGATTGATGAGGCAAGTGAAGAATTAGGGTTTCATGTTAGCGGATCGTTAGCAGTTGAAGTTTATTCATTACAGGCTCAAGGGATGGTAATAATCGTTACAGCTAATGAAGAAATGGAAGATGAAGAATTTAATGACGACTATATTGAAATGCAAGTAACTGTTGATGAAACTATCGAGATACTATATGAATTCCAAACAGTGGAAGATATAATTCAACTAGCTAAACGAATATATCCCCTAAAAATAGTTGATGGTGCTTTTTATAATTATAATAATCTCTATTATTTATTGTTGAATCAAGAGCATGTAAGTCATGTTGATATGGATACAGTGATAGCAGTACTTTCTGAATACGGAGAACCGTCAATGATTACTATTCATCGTATTCAAGAGTACGGAAAAGAAATAATGGGTAGTAATGCCTTAAGCCAACTAAATAAATATTTTCATACTTAA
- a CDS encoding metallophosphoesterase, with product MYFWIIGILICLMIVGIVLLVYMYRLAHENNVIFNSFSFVNYPSSFRPLQLFFISDIHKRVIDDKLIVQVKAPVDAVIIGGDLLEKGVPFSRVEENVKNLQKIGPVYFVWGNNDYEVDYHYLDSLLLSLNVKILDNTAINFESENGEIISILGVDDLSQERDRLNVALKEAEKNSFKLLIAHEPPIVSKFTTKENISLVLAGHTHGGQIRLFGYGPYELGKVHHLEHTTLLVSNGYGTTGVPLRLGAKSETHLITIKGTD from the coding sequence TTGTATTTTTGGATAATCGGAATTCTAATATGTTTAATGATTGTAGGTATAGTTTTACTAGTATATATGTATAGATTAGCACATGAAAATAACGTAATATTCAATAGCTTTTCCTTTGTAAATTATCCTTCTTCGTTTCGTCCGCTCCAACTGTTTTTTATTTCAGATATACATAAGAGAGTGATAGATGATAAATTAATTGTGCAAGTAAAAGCTCCTGTTGATGCGGTAATTATAGGTGGAGATTTATTAGAAAAAGGAGTTCCATTTTCAAGGGTGGAGGAAAATGTGAAAAATCTACAAAAAATTGGTCCTGTATACTTCGTTTGGGGAAATAATGATTACGAAGTAGACTACCATTATTTAGATTCGTTACTACTCTCACTTAATGTAAAGATTTTAGATAATACAGCAATAAATTTTGAATCAGAAAACGGTGAAATAATATCAATATTAGGTGTCGATGATCTCTCTCAAGAACGAGATCGACTTAATGTAGCATTAAAGGAAGCTGAAAAAAATTCATTCAAGCTATTAATAGCCCACGAACCGCCGATTGTGTCAAAATTCACAACGAAAGAAAATATTTCTTTAGTGTTAGCAGGCCATACACATGGTGGGCAAATTAGGTTGTTTGGTTACGGGCCATATGAATTAGGTAAAGTTCACCATTTGGAGCACACTACATTACTCGTAAGTAACGGTTACGGAACAACAGGAGTACCGTTAAGGCTGGGAGCAAAATCAGAAACACATCTAATAACAATTAAAGGCACGGATTAG
- a CDS encoding DUF2663 family protein yields MEPVIQNLNDYTDKATKQTLQLLVDKKRKFEKFKKRELMWRSATLLSVGLFIVYIYYFVISGVSSYSIAFSYFFDREIHFYIVMFIGFQIGMVKYLLYKKDKAEKEYQDLRKETVKRSDDYWKQKEEWKSRHEVFEMMKKEFDINLYHESK; encoded by the coding sequence ATGGAGCCTGTTATTCAAAATTTAAATGATTATACAGATAAAGCAACAAAACAAACATTACAACTATTAGTGGACAAAAAGCGAAAATTTGAGAAGTTTAAAAAAAGAGAATTGATGTGGCGAAGTGCTACATTATTGAGTGTTGGACTATTTATAGTATATATTTATTATTTTGTTATAAGCGGCGTTAGTAGCTACTCCATTGCTTTTTCTTATTTCTTTGATAGAGAAATTCATTTTTATATTGTCATGTTTATCGGTTTTCAAATTGGGATGGTGAAATATTTATTATATAAAAAGGACAAGGCCGAAAAAGAATATCAAGATCTACGAAAAGAAACGGTAAAAAGAAGTGATGATTACTGGAAGCAGAAAGAAGAATGGAAAAGCCGTCACGAAGTATTTGAAATGATGAAGAAAGAGTTTGATATAAATTTATATCATGAATCAAAATGA